The genomic DNA CCCATGCCGAACTGGGGCACACCCGCCATCGGCAACTACGGCGGCACCTCCTACGGCGTACTCAAGGGCAGCAAGCACACCGAGGCGGCCGCCGAGTTCATCAAGTGGGTCACCACCGACGGTGATGCCGTGAAGGCCCGCCTGAGCGACAAGAAGTCCCCCAGCAGCGCACTGCCGGCCAACCCGGAGATGCGTGAGGTCGCCGCGTCCCAGTTCGACACCGCGTACTTCAAGGGCCAGGACATCTACAAGCTCGCCTCCGAGCAGGTCGACACCATCGTCCCCGGCTGGACCTGGGGTCCGAACCAGATGGACGTCTACACGGCGGTGCAGGACGCGTCCGCCAAGGGCGGCTTCGCAGCCGGCGTCGAGGCCGGCCAGCAGAAGGCCGAGTCGGGCATCGAGGACCGCGGGCTCAAGCTCGCCAAGTGACCCGTCGGGGTCCGGCCGCGCCTGACCGCGGCCGGACCCCGTCGACCACCCTCCCCCGCAGCGTCCATCCGCCAAGGAGCCCACCGTGGCAGTACCACTCGCCAAGGCCGTGCGACCGTCACGAGCCGGCACCCCCCGCGCGAGCGCGTCCCGGCTGAAGCGCAATCAGCGCGGTGTCGCGGCCCTGTTCATCGTTCCGTTCTTCGTTCTGTTCGCCGCCGTGATGGCGGCTCCGATCATCTATGCCGTGTGGATGAGCCTGTTCCAGGAGCGCGCCTCCTCCGGGCTCGGATTCGGCGGCACCGAGCGGGCCTTCGCCGGCTTCGCCAACTTCACCAACGCCCTGTCCGACCAGGGATTCCGGGAGTCCTTCCTGCACATCGCGGTCTACTGCGCGCTGTACATCCCGGTCATGATCGGCGCCGCGCTCGGACTGGCACTGCTCGTGGACTCCGCGGTCGCCCGGGCCAGGAAGTTCTTCCAGCTGGCGCTCTTCCTGCCGCACGCCGTGCCGGGTCTGATCGCCTCGATCCTGTGGATCTACCTCTACACACCCGGCCTCAGCCCGGTGCTCGACTGGATCGGCGCCCTCGGCGGTTCGTGGAACTTCTTCAGCGACGACCATGTGCTCTCGTCCATGGTGAACCTCACCGCTTGGCAGTGGATCGGCTACAACATGGTGATCTTCTACGCGGCGCTGCAGGCCGTACCGCGTGAGCTCGTCGAGGCCGCCGTCGTCGACGGCGCCGGAGCCATCCGTACCGCCCTGCAGATCAAGGTGCCGATGATCGCCTCCGCGGTCGTCATGACCGTGCTGTTCACGTGCGTCGGCGCGATCCAGCTCTTCACCGAGCCCAAGCTCTTCAACCAGCGGGGCACCTCGTCGGTGGACACCGAGTGGTCGCCGACCCTGTTCATCTGGAAGGCCGGCTTCGTCCAGCACGACTACGGACTCGCCGCCGCCGCCTCCCTCATGCTCGCCGCCCTCGGCGTGCTGCTCTCGTACGTCGTCACCAAGCTCGGAAACCGGTGGAAGTCCGCATGAGCACTCACACGGTCACCAAGGAATCCGTCCCTGCCCAGGCGCCGGCCGCTCCCTCCGAGCGCAGTCCCGCCGCGGCCGGCCGACGGCACAGCCCGACGCATGTGCTGCTCTCCAAGGGCGTCGTCAACGGAGTACTTCTCCTCGCCGCGTTCTACATGCTGATGCCGGTCAGCTGGCTGCTCTTCGCTGCCACCAAGAACCACCGTGACCTGTTCGCCACCGGTGGCTTCTCCTTCGGTGACTTCAACCTCTTCGCGAACATCCACGACGTCCTGACCTTCAACGACGGCATCTATCTGCGCTGGTTCGGCAACAGTCTGCTGTACTCGGTGGTCGGCTCGGCCGCCTCCGCGCTGCTGTGCACCGCCACCGGCTACGCCTTCGACAAGTACGACTTCCGGGGCAAGGAGAAGCTGTTCGGTCTGGTGCTCGGCGGCGTCCTGGTACCCGCCACGGTGATCCAGCTGCCGATGTATCTGCTCGCCTCCGAGGTCGGCGTCGTCAACACCTACTGGGCGATCCTGCTGCCCGCCCTGGTGAACCCGTTCGGCGTGTATCTCGCCCGGGTCTTCTCCGAGGGGTACGTACCCAACGAGGTCCTCGAGGCGGCGCGGGTGGACGGCGCGGGCGAGCTCCGCACGTTCAGCCGGATCTCGCTGCCGATGCTCGCCCCAGGCTTCATGACCATCTTCCTGTTCTCCTTCACCGGGAGCTGGAACAACTTCTTCGGCGCCCTGGTCATGCTCAACGACGACTCCCTCTACCCGGTCAACCTGGGCCTGTTCATGTGGAACACGAACACGGCCCAGCAGCCCGAGTTCTACTCGCTGGTGATCACCGGCTCGCTCATCGCCGTCATTCCGCTGATCATCGCGTTCATCGGCCTGCAGCGCTTCTGGCGATCCGGTCTGACCGCGGGTGCGGTGAAGTGATCATGTTCGTACCGGAAGGCACCGTCCTGAACAGCCCGGACCGCATCCCGGCCGGCCGACGACCGGTCACCGTGCTCGCCATGGGCGGCGAGATCCACCGCACCCTGCTGGCCGGCGGCGCCCTCGAGCGGCTCGGGCTCATCGCGGCGGTGGACACGTCGCTCCTGGTCACCGAGTACGCCGCCGCCGATCCCGCCGTGCTCGCCGACACCGAAGTCCTCTTCACCCACTGGGGCTCCCCGCAGCTCACCGACGAGGCACTGCGGCTCATGCCACGACTGCGGGCGGTCGTCCATGCGGCAGGTTCCGTCAAGCACCACGTCACCGCGGCGGTGTGGGATCGGGGCATCGCCGTCTCGTCCGCGGCCGCCGCCAACGCGCTTCCCGTCGCCGAATTCACCCTGGCCGCCATCCTGTTCGCCAACAAGCGGGTCCTCGGGGCCGCACGGCGCTACCGCGAGACACGGGGCGCCTTCGACCTCCTCCCGCACTTCGCCGGGCAGGGCAACTATCTGCGCACCATCGGCATCGTGGGTGCCTCGCGGATCGGCCGCCGGGTGATCGAACTGCTACGGCCGTTCGACCTGGAGGTCCTGCTGCACGATCCGTACGTGGACAAGGAGGACGCCGCCGCCCTCGGCGTGGAGCGCGTCGGTCTCGACGAGCTCGTCCGGCGCAGTCATGTGGTCTCCATCCACGCTCCCCAACTCCCCGAGACCCGCCACATGTTCGACGCGCGACTGCTCGCGCTGATGGCGGACGGGTCCACGCTCATCAACACCGCGCGCGGCTCGCTCGTCGACACCCGCGCCCTCACCGAGGAACTCGTGTCCGGCCGGATCCACGGCGTGATCGATGTGACGGACCCCGACCACCTGCCTTCCGACTCTCCGCTGTACAACCTGCCCAACGTCCTGCTGACCCCGCACATCGCCGGCTCCCTCGGCAATGAGCTCGGCCGCATGGCGCACTGGGCGATCGACGAAGTCGAGCGGTACGCGCAGGGTGCGCCCTTCGCGTACGGAGTCGGCCCCGACGAGCTGCAACGTTCGGCCTGAGAAGCATCCCGCATGACCTGCAGCCCCGCACCGGACACCGCCTATGTGGAGCACCGTTCACCGGGCAGCGGCCGGCTCGAAACCAGGGGGCAGCAGCGGACCGCATCGAGCGCCCTGTCGACGACGGGCACGGCCGGATCCTGAGCCGGCCACTCCGATCGAACCTGGGAAGGACTTCGTCATGTCTCGTCGCGCCCGCCGCGTCCTCGTCGTCGGCATCGACGGCGTGCGGCTCGACACCCTGCGCCGGCTGCCGACCCCGCACCTGGACGCCCTCGCACGGCAGGGCTTCCTCGCACCGGTCCGGATCGACAACGACACACCGACGATGTCGGGGCCGTGCTGGGCCACGGTCGTGACCGGTGTCACCGTCGCCAAGCACGGCGTGTGGAGCAACGACTTCACCGGCCACCGTCTCTCCGTCTTCCCCGACTTCGCGACCCGGCTCACGGAACAGGACGGACGGCGCACCTTCGTCGCGGCCGGCTGGGAGCCCCTGATGCTCGCCCGCGGCGGAGGCCCGCTCTTCCGGGCCCCGGCGAGGACCGCGTACGTCTCGCCCGCCGCGCACACCCCCGAAGGCTGGGACGCGTGCGACGAGCAGATCACCGAAGAGGCCGTACGGGTGCTGGCCGGAGACGACCCGGAGGCCTCGTTCGTCTACCTCGGTGCGCCCGACGAGACAGCACACTTCCTGGGCTGCGGCAGCGCGTACGAGCGTGCCGTGCTGGCGGCCGACGAACGCCTAGGACGGCTCCTCGACGCGGTGCGGTCCCGGCCCTCGTACGAGAACGAGGACTGGACGTTTCTCGTGGTCACCGACCACGGTCATGCGGACGCGGGTGGGCACGGCGGCCGCACCGAGGAGGAGCGCACCGCCTGGCTGATCGCGGCGGGGCCCGGCATCTCGGCGGGTGCTGTCCCCCGCGCCGTCCGCCATGTCGACGTCACCGCCCAGGTGTTCGCCTCGCTCGGCCGGCACGCCGACCGGCACTGGACGCTGGACGGGCGGCCCTTCGCCGCCGCCCCGCACGCCGTCCTCGTCGACATGGACGGCACACTCGTGGACACCGAGACGCTGTGGCTGCGGACCGCGCGGGAGACCGCGATGGGGCTCGGCCACGAGCTGGGCGAGACCGACCTGCCCTTCGTCCTGGGCCGCGCGGTCGCCGACACGGCCGCTCATCTCCATCAGGTCTCCGGGACCGGCCGCAGCGCGCAGTCCGTGGCCCGGGAACTCGACGCGGCCTTCCTGGCCGCCGTCGAGTGCGAAACCACGGTGCTGCCCGGCGCGTTGGAATTCCTTGATCTGCTCGGGGACCTGGACATTCCCGTGGCGCTGGTCTCGGCGTCCTCGCGCCCCGTGGTGGACGCGGTGCTCAAACTGCTCGGCGCGGAGCGGTTCCGTACGACGGTCGCCGAAGGCGAGACGCCTCGTACCAAGCCCGCGTCCGATCCCTATCTCGCGGCGGCGCGGGCGCTCGGTGTGGACCCTGCGGCGTGCCTCGCCGTGGAGGACAGCCCGACGGGCATCGCCTCGGCCGAGGCCGCAGGTTGCAGGGTGCTCGCGGTTCCCTCCTTCACGGAGATCCCACCTGCGTCACGAAGGACGGCTCTGCGCGATCTGCGGGCGATGGAGCCACAGACCTTGTGGACCGCGGGACTCCAGGCCGGGTAGTGGCACCGCGGTCGGTGAATCGGCTTCGGAACGGCTCGGCGGTCGGGCTGAAGCCCTCGCCGAGAATCAGGGCGCGCCACTTGGCGCGCAGCGCGGAGAACTCTTCCCCGGACTCCGTCCGGGGGGTGCCCCCGGCTGCGGCTGCCTCAGGGGTCAGGAGAGTGGGCGAGGCCAGGCCGAGGGCAAGTGCCGTACCGCCTGGTTGTGGCCAGAAAGGTACGACGGGGCCAGAAACGCGTCATTGCGATCTGCGGATGAGGAGGTGCGAGGAGGCTGCGGGGCCCTGGACCGACGTTGCGGATTCAGGGCAGGGACCAGAGGCTCTTCGGGCGGAGGCGGCGGGGGCGGGGATCAAGGGACCCGACTTCAGGGGGCGACGTCGGCGTACGAGGTACCCGCCTTCAGGCCGTCGATGTAGTTGATCTCCGCGTTCGCGGGGTCGTCGCTGTCGTAGGCGCCCCACTTGGGCTCGTTGTCGCCGTCCCAGGTGCGTCCGGTGTAACGGGTCGAGCCGTTGCTGAAGGTCTGTCGCGTGCCGTTGAAGTACAGCTCGATCCAGCCACCCGTGGCCGTGTCCGAGGTGTGGATGCCCAGGGCGAAGTCGTTGTACAGCCAGGCGGTGACGGGGGCGGACCAGATGAGATTCCAGGTGCCGCCCGGAGTCACGTGGAAGAGCCGCACGTCGCCGTTCCTGACCTCCATGAGGACCGGGTAGTTCTGGCTGCCGTTGGGATAGGACTTCCACTGGAAGGTGACGAAGGCGCCGGTGGTGGTGGACACCGCGCTCGACCATCCCAGGTAGTACGTACTGTCGTTCCGGAACTGGTAGGCGGAACCGCCGACGCGGATGTTACGGGCCTCGCAGCGGGGCGAACCGCTCGGCTTGTCGAACTTCCAGACGTCCCCGTGACCGTGTTCGTCATCGAACACGACCCCGGTATGGGCGGGCGCGTCGCAGTCCAGGGTGGCGAACACACCCGTTCCACCCGAGGTGTCGCCGTTCCAGAGGGGAGTGGCTGCGGCGGGTGAAGCCAGGACCGGAGTGAGGGCGAGAGGCAGGACGATCGCCGGGAGGGTGCAGAGGCGCTTGAGCATGGGGGGGGAGCCCTTTCTGCTGCGATCTGTTCACTTGGGACAGCCGGGCCGGGTTCCTGTCAGGCAGGTGGGAGGAACCCGGCCCGCCGAGGCGGTGCGGTGCGTCAGGCCGGTCGCACCTTGACCCGGTGGGTCGTTCCGTAGCTGCCGCTGAGGTCGCCGAACGTGATGGTGAGGGAGGAGCCCGTGTGCACATCGGTGACCGAAGTCGCCTTGGAGACGACCGACTTGACGGGGCGCTTCCAGGTGAGGGTCAGACCCGTGACGGTGCGGGACGGGTCGGCCACCGAGATCGTCGCCGTGCCGTCACGCCTTTCACGGATCTGCACGCTCACCGGTGCGCTCGCCGTGACCTTTCCGACCGTACCCGCTTCCCAGAAGTTGATCCCGGTGAAGCCGAGGGAGGGGACTCGGATGCCGCTCTGCTCGGGCGTGTTGGCGAGGATCTGCAGCCACAGCGGGTCGATGGCGCGGGCAGCGGTGCGGAGCTCGCTCGCGCCGGGCATGAGGATGTACGCGTACGAGGCGTCCTGCGGGTCGGCGCCGTGGTCCTGCCACAGCGTCAGATAGCGCCGCGTGAACGAGGTGGGGGAGCTTCCGGTGTTGATGTCTCTCCAGGCACCTGTGCGCTCCTCGCGCAGTGCGCTGACCCGGCTGCCGCCCGACTCGGGGAAGACATAGCCCGCGTGCCCGGCGATGTGCGCCCACTTGGTGTGCGGGCGGGTGGTCTGCCCGCCCTGGGTACCGGGCTGCGGAATGCCGTTGAGGCTGAGCCGGGCGGTGCCCGAGACGCCCAGGTTGCGGTTGTCGATCACCGTCTCGACCGCGGTGCCGTCGGCCGAGGTGATGCCGGCGCCGAGACAGACGATCGAGTCGTCGAGCCAGAACCACGACTTCTTGGCGGTCATCGTGCTGTCGACGCCCCGCAGATGCTGACCGGTGACGCCGAACTCGCCGTCTGTGGTGCCGCCCACCCAGGTCGTGTCCGGTTTCGGGTTGCCCCAGTTGCCGCCGAAGCCGTCCGGCAGCGGCTTCTTCGAGACGGTGATACCCGGCAGCCGGTACGGGTCGACCGTCGGCCAGAAGGTGTCCGAGTACTGCTCGAGACCATGGTCGTCGCCCCACCAGGACAGCCAGCCCGAGCCGGTGTGATAGCCGCGGGCGTGCTCACCGTTGCCGAACTCGTAGTGCGCGATGCGCTTGGAGGCCATGCTGACCGAGGCACCCCAGTCGCGACTGCGGTGGGTGGCGCGGTCCATGTTGGAGAAGACCCGGTGCTCGGTCGGCTCGGGCGACGCCTTGACCGTGTCGTCGTCGAACAGCGCCTGCAGTCGGGCCGTGTTGACCAGGCTCAGCTTCGGGTTCTTCAGCGCGGGACCGTAGTAGTCGCGCTGCAGCCAGCCCTTGAC from Streptomyces sp. NBC_01707 includes the following:
- a CDS encoding HAD-IA family hydrolase, yielding MSRRARRVLVVGIDGVRLDTLRRLPTPHLDALARQGFLAPVRIDNDTPTMSGPCWATVVTGVTVAKHGVWSNDFTGHRLSVFPDFATRLTEQDGRRTFVAAGWEPLMLARGGGPLFRAPARTAYVSPAAHTPEGWDACDEQITEEAVRVLAGDDPEASFVYLGAPDETAHFLGCGSAYERAVLAADERLGRLLDAVRSRPSYENEDWTFLVVTDHGHADAGGHGGRTEEERTAWLIAAGPGISAGAVPRAVRHVDVTAQVFASLGRHADRHWTLDGRPFAAAPHAVLVDMDGTLVDTETLWLRTARETAMGLGHELGETDLPFVLGRAVADTAAHLHQVSGTGRSAQSVARELDAAFLAAVECETTVLPGALEFLDLLGDLDIPVALVSASSRPVVDAVLKLLGAERFRTTVAEGETPRTKPASDPYLAAARALGVDPAACLAVEDSPTGIASAEAAGCRVLAVPSFTEIPPASRRTALRDLRAMEPQTLWTAGLQAG
- a CDS encoding carbohydrate ABC transporter permease, which translates into the protein MSTHTVTKESVPAQAPAAPSERSPAAAGRRHSPTHVLLSKGVVNGVLLLAAFYMLMPVSWLLFAATKNHRDLFATGGFSFGDFNLFANIHDVLTFNDGIYLRWFGNSLLYSVVGSAASALLCTATGYAFDKYDFRGKEKLFGLVLGGVLVPATVIQLPMYLLASEVGVVNTYWAILLPALVNPFGVYLARVFSEGYVPNEVLEAARVDGAGELRTFSRISLPMLAPGFMTIFLFSFTGSWNNFFGALVMLNDDSLYPVNLGLFMWNTNTAQQPEFYSLVITGSLIAVIPLIIAFIGLQRFWRSGLTAGAVK
- a CDS encoding polysaccharide lyase 8 family protein, which translates into the protein MTPPPSPPWSRRTFLAATGGTALAVGFTEPGTAAATARTQASAADQADDEFAALRAKWRTLILGEGFSPTAEPFRSKLATLGTQASGFLATMAPAVGSLWPGISYADPSPDTDQESYGYSARMNDSFTRLNTMAQAYAQPGTGLTGDTALKDAVIAGLDHLYSDVYNENKARFGNWWNFQIGSPQALMDTVVLLYDHLSAEQTAAYCRAVDKFLPDSAVAQYTGTSTGANRVDLCRGLILRGVVGGSAAKIQLGRDALSPVFPYVTTGDGFYADGSFIQHTDVPYIGGYGAVLHDGLGRLFALLRDSTWQVNDPGSQLFLDTVEKAIAPFIYNGLMMDNVSSRGISRGLTVSDPFQLPQDDHTRAHSVMASVLLVGQGASPEEQARWKSMVKGWLQRDYYGPALKNPKLSLVNTARLQALFDDDTVKASPEPTEHRVFSNMDRATHRSRDWGASVSMASKRIAHYEFGNGEHARGYHTGSGWLSWWGDDHGLEQYSDTFWPTVDPYRLPGITVSKKPLPDGFGGNWGNPKPDTTWVGGTTDGEFGVTGQHLRGVDSTMTAKKSWFWLDDSIVCLGAGITSADGTAVETVIDNRNLGVSGTARLSLNGIPQPGTQGGQTTRPHTKWAHIAGHAGYVFPESGGSRVSALREERTGAWRDINTGSSPTSFTRRYLTLWQDHGADPQDASYAYILMPGASELRTAARAIDPLWLQILANTPEQSGIRVPSLGFTGINFWEAGTVGKVTASAPVSVQIRERRDGTATISVADPSRTVTGLTLTWKRPVKSVVSKATSVTDVHTGSSLTITFGDLSGSYGTTHRVKVRPA
- a CDS encoding hydroxyacid dehydrogenase, whose amino-acid sequence is MFVPEGTVLNSPDRIPAGRRPVTVLAMGGEIHRTLLAGGALERLGLIAAVDTSLLVTEYAAADPAVLADTEVLFTHWGSPQLTDEALRLMPRLRAVVHAAGSVKHHVTAAVWDRGIAVSSAAAANALPVAEFTLAAILFANKRVLGAARRYRETRGAFDLLPHFAGQGNYLRTIGIVGASRIGRRVIELLRPFDLEVLLHDPYVDKEDAAALGVERVGLDELVRRSHVVSIHAPQLPETRHMFDARLLALMADGSTLINTARGSLVDTRALTEELVSGRIHGVIDVTDPDHLPSDSPLYNLPNVLLTPHIAGSLGNELGRMAHWAIDEVERYAQGAPFAYGVGPDELQRSA
- a CDS encoding carbohydrate ABC transporter permease; this translates as MVPFFVLFAAVMAAPIIYAVWMSLFQERASSGLGFGGTERAFAGFANFTNALSDQGFRESFLHIAVYCALYIPVMIGAALGLALLVDSAVARARKFFQLALFLPHAVPGLIASILWIYLYTPGLSPVLDWIGALGGSWNFFSDDHVLSSMVNLTAWQWIGYNMVIFYAALQAVPRELVEAAVVDGAGAIRTALQIKVPMIASAVVMTVLFTCVGAIQLFTEPKLFNQRGTSSVDTEWSPTLFIWKAGFVQHDYGLAAAASLMLAALGVLLSYVVTKLGNRWKSA